From one Streptomyces sp. SCSIO 30461 genomic stretch:
- a CDS encoding amino acid permease, whose protein sequence is MLRARPAHRGRRIPADDAFLRELGYEPVLTRRMGPFGNFAISFSVISVLSGCMTLYGFGLATGGPAVMMWGWVAVGAMVMLVGAGLAEVTSAYPTSGALYYQAERLGGRKWGWYTGWLNLLGLLGAIAGIDYGAALFTGAFLNLQFGFVPTPGKIMAIYFCILALHAALNLFGVRLVSILNSVSVWWHLGGVAVIVGALALVPGHHQSPSFVFGEFVNTTGWSSSLYVLLIGLLLAQYTFSGYDASAHLSEETTNAQVSASRGIVRAIGWSWLAGFVLLAGLTFAIQDYAATQSTATGVPPAQIFLDALGLAGAKALLLVVIVAQLFCGNAETAAASRMVFAFSRDGALPGSRLWRYVDTRTGTPTRAVWLSVGVAAVLALPSLFSPTAYAAVTAINVIGITPAYAIPIYLRIRNRHRFQPGPWSLGRWGVPVGVVAVLWVAFVTVLFCLPQTRPEVGVVSVTTFNYAPLALLVVLVLATVWWRVAGRGYKVPAAAADAGSGMAKLQEEVV, encoded by the coding sequence GTGTTACGAGCACGCCCTGCCCACCGGGGCCGCAGAATCCCGGCCGATGACGCGTTCCTGCGGGAGCTGGGATACGAGCCGGTGCTGACCCGCCGTATGGGCCCGTTCGGCAACTTCGCCATCAGCTTCTCGGTGATCTCCGTGCTGTCCGGTTGCATGACGCTGTACGGCTTCGGGCTCGCAACCGGCGGCCCGGCGGTGATGATGTGGGGCTGGGTCGCCGTCGGGGCCATGGTGATGCTCGTGGGCGCCGGGCTCGCGGAAGTGACGTCCGCTTACCCCACGTCGGGGGCCTTGTACTACCAGGCCGAGCGGTTGGGCGGGCGTAAGTGGGGCTGGTACACCGGCTGGCTGAACCTGCTCGGGCTGCTCGGTGCGATCGCCGGCATCGACTACGGCGCCGCGCTATTCACCGGAGCATTCTTGAATCTGCAGTTCGGCTTCGTCCCCACCCCGGGCAAGATCATGGCGATCTACTTCTGCATCCTCGCGCTGCACGCCGCCCTCAACCTGTTCGGGGTCCGGCTGGTAAGCATCCTGAACTCCGTCAGCGTGTGGTGGCACCTGGGCGGCGTCGCGGTCATCGTAGGCGCGCTGGCCTTGGTGCCGGGCCACCACCAGTCGCCGTCCTTCGTGTTCGGGGAGTTCGTCAACACCACCGGCTGGTCCAGCTCGCTGTACGTGCTGCTGATCGGACTGCTGCTCGCCCAGTACACCTTCAGCGGGTACGACGCCTCCGCGCACCTGTCGGAGGAGACCACCAACGCACAGGTCTCCGCGTCCCGCGGCATCGTGCGGGCGATCGGCTGGTCGTGGCTGGCCGGGTTCGTACTGCTGGCGGGGCTGACATTCGCCATTCAGGACTACGCCGCCACGCAGTCCACCGCGACCGGGGTGCCGCCGGCGCAGATCTTCCTCGACGCGCTCGGGCTCGCCGGGGCGAAGGCGCTGCTGCTGGTCGTGATCGTCGCGCAGTTGTTCTGCGGGAACGCCGAGACGGCCGCTGCGAGCCGGATGGTGTTCGCGTTCTCCCGCGACGGTGCCCTGCCCGGCTCGAGGCTGTGGAGGTACGTGGACACACGTACCGGTACGCCGACCCGCGCGGTGTGGTTGTCGGTGGGTGTGGCCGCGGTGCTGGCGCTGCCGTCGCTGTTCAGCCCGACCGCGTACGCCGCGGTCACGGCGATCAACGTCATCGGCATCACGCCCGCGTACGCCATCCCGATCTACCTGCGGATCCGCAACCGCCACCGTTTCCAGCCCGGTCCCTGGAGCCTGGGCCGTTGGGGTGTGCCGGTCGGTGTGGTCGCCGTGCTGTGGGTGGCGTTCGTGACCGTGTTGTTCTGCCTGCCGCAGACGCGCCCGGAGGTCGGCGTCGTCTCGGTGACGACGTTCAACTACGCGCCCCTGGCCTTGCTGGTCGTCTTGGTGCTGGCCACGGTGTGGTGGCGGGTTGCGGGGCGGGGTTACAAGGTGCCGGCCGCGGCGGCGGATGCTGGCTCGGGCATGGCCAAGCTCCAGGAAGAGGTCGTGTGA
- a CDS encoding glutamine synthetase family protein, with product MTVEELRKAVGAGAIDTVMLAVPDLQGRLKGKRYGARHFLDRVLDGGAEMCAYLLATDVEMTPADGFALTSWASGYEDMVVVPDRSTLRVLPWMPRTALVLGDAVGRDEEPIEVAPRQVLRHQLTRLAAHGLHAQAGLETEFVLYRGTYNPAAGIGPGGLMPVAEENLDYALDHTPDTDRLFRRLQGSLSKASMPVEAIKTEGAPGQVEVTFPHGPALPACDAHLVFKHAVRTLTGRSGMTATFMASPQTRLASGLHLHISLTRSGNAMLAGPDGRLSATGEQAVAGLLAGLPGLAPLYAPNTNSYKRYVPGSFAPTSMAWGWDNRTCAIRVAGHGPGLHLEVRVPGADANPYLALSAAIAAIIHGIERQLTPPAPRTANAYEATDAPLLPLTLDQARSAFRHSPVAQEAFGKGVVEHYAHLAQLELDHHRGTVTDVEQARWFTRA from the coding sequence TTGACTGTCGAGGAACTTCGCAAAGCCGTCGGGGCCGGTGCGATCGACACCGTCATGCTCGCCGTGCCCGACCTTCAGGGCCGCCTGAAGGGCAAGCGGTACGGGGCGCGGCACTTCCTCGACCGTGTGCTCGACGGCGGCGCGGAGATGTGCGCGTACCTTCTGGCCACGGACGTCGAGATGACGCCTGCCGACGGCTTCGCTCTCACGTCCTGGGCGAGTGGGTACGAGGACATGGTGGTGGTGCCGGACCGCTCGACGCTTCGGGTCCTGCCGTGGATGCCGCGCACCGCGCTCGTGCTGGGCGATGCGGTCGGGCGGGACGAGGAACCCATCGAGGTCGCGCCGCGGCAGGTCCTGCGCCATCAGCTGACCCGGCTGGCCGCCCACGGGCTACACGCCCAGGCAGGTCTGGAGACCGAGTTCGTGCTCTACCGCGGCACATACAACCCGGCCGCTGGCATCGGCCCGGGCGGACTCATGCCGGTGGCTGAGGAGAACCTGGACTACGCCCTCGACCACACGCCGGACACCGACCGGCTCTTCCGGCGCCTCCAGGGCTCGCTGTCCAAGGCGAGCATGCCCGTCGAGGCGATCAAAACGGAAGGCGCCCCGGGCCAGGTGGAGGTCACCTTCCCCCACGGCCCCGCACTGCCGGCATGCGACGCCCACCTCGTCTTCAAGCACGCCGTGCGCACCCTGACGGGCCGGTCCGGCATGACGGCCACGTTCATGGCCTCTCCCCAGACCAGGCTGGCCAGCGGGCTCCACCTGCATATCTCCCTCACCCGCAGCGGCAACGCCATGCTCGCCGGCCCCGACGGACGGCTCTCCGCCACCGGTGAGCAGGCCGTCGCCGGGCTGCTCGCGGGCCTGCCCGGACTCGCCCCGCTGTACGCGCCGAACACCAACTCCTACAAGCGCTATGTGCCCGGTTCCTTCGCCCCCACCTCCATGGCGTGGGGTTGGGACAACCGTACGTGCGCGATACGCGTCGCCGGACACGGGCCGGGACTGCACCTTGAGGTCCGCGTGCCGGGAGCCGATGCGAACCCCTACCTGGCTCTCTCCGCAGCCATCGCGGCGATCATCCACGGCATCGAGCGGCAGCTCACTCCGCCAGCTCCCCGCACCGCCAACGCCTACGAGGCCACCGACGCGCCTCTCCTGCCCCTCACCCTCGATCAGGCCCGCTCCGCGTTCCGGCACAGTCCCGTCGCCCAGGAGGCGTTCGGGAAGGGCGTAGTGGAGCACTACGCCCACCTCGCGCAGCTCGAACTCGACCACCATCGCGGCACCGTCACCGACGTAGAACAGGCCCGCTGGTTCACTCGCGCCTGA